Proteins encoded in a region of the Paenibacillus sp. E222 genome:
- a CDS encoding helix-turn-helix domain-containing protein yields MDLKRQCKLIAELFDMSIFFVSSTGEVQFELMGNRILNPLYKNDKQFFFSVLGFDPSVCKEDPSVVRTMFFENYILIRIGNDLNDEGTIILGPSLPFSLIEHKINGLINDTHLFANREQVYHYYQSVPVITHERLINITILVNQMFNHELIEAEDVVQDYLRGIHIKEKEIQSSIHSSKGYDEMLHHNPLNEKKLLTIVKDGKLDMLKHFTQLGRENTGVLSKSSHIRSKKNLGIIGIALAARAAIDGGLYSEIAFSVSDVYIQRLEDLRTDKEIDQCCLEAFFSLTEKVSQVKESQHSKIVTLCKNYIYNHRYSKITHEEIAEHAGISPNYLSVLFKKEVGVPVNEYIQQIKIEEAKHMIQFTSTPLSEIGSLLSFTDQSYFTKIFKKHTGRTPKQYQQTHHMRQE; encoded by the coding sequence AAGCTCCACCGGAGAGGTTCAATTCGAACTGATGGGTAATCGAATACTTAATCCGCTGTATAAAAATGATAAACAATTCTTTTTTTCAGTGTTGGGGTTTGATCCATCCGTGTGTAAAGAAGATCCTTCAGTAGTAAGAACGATGTTTTTTGAGAACTACATTTTAATTCGTATTGGTAACGATTTGAACGATGAAGGCACCATCATTTTAGGACCTTCCCTTCCATTTAGCTTGATTGAACATAAAATAAATGGGCTTATCAATGACACACATCTCTTTGCCAACCGGGAACAAGTATATCATTATTATCAGTCTGTTCCTGTGATAACCCATGAGAGGCTAATCAACATCACGATCTTGGTTAATCAAATGTTTAATCACGAATTGATCGAAGCTGAGGATGTAGTACAGGACTATTTGCGCGGTATTCATATCAAGGAAAAAGAAATACAAAGTTCCATACATTCATCAAAAGGCTATGATGAGATGCTCCATCACAACCCGCTAAATGAAAAGAAATTGTTAACGATTGTTAAGGACGGTAAATTGGATATGCTCAAACACTTTACACAACTTGGTCGTGAAAATACAGGAGTCCTGTCCAAATCAAGTCATATCCGTTCTAAAAAGAATCTTGGCATCATCGGTATAGCTCTTGCAGCCAGAGCAGCAATTGACGGGGGTCTCTATTCGGAGATTGCTTTTTCAGTAAGTGATGTTTACATACAGCGCCTTGAGGATCTACGGACCGATAAAGAGATCGATCAATGCTGCTTGGAAGCATTTTTTTCGTTAACCGAGAAAGTCTCTCAGGTTAAAGAATCGCAGCATTCTAAAATCGTAACACTTTGCAAAAATTATATATATAACCACCGTTATTCCAAAATTACACACGAGGAAATTGCTGAACATGCTGGTATTAGCCCAAACTATCTGTCTGTACTATTTAAAAAAGAAGTTGGGGTTCCCGTGAATGAATATATTCAACAGATCAAAATTGAGGAAGCTAAACATATGATTCAATTTACGAGCACTCCACTTTCTGAAATCGGGTCTCTTTTAAGTTTTACGGATCAGAGTTATTTCACCAAAATCTTCAAAAAACACACAGGTAGAACCCCTAAGCAGTATCAACAAACGCATCATATGAGACAGGAATAA